The Macaca thibetana thibetana isolate TM-01 chromosome 11, ASM2454274v1, whole genome shotgun sequence genome window below encodes:
- the TXNRD1 gene encoding thioredoxin reductase 1, cytoplasmic isoform X4, translating into MNGPEDLPESYDYDLIIIGGGSGGLAAAKEAAQYGKKVMVLDFVTPTPLGTRWGLGGTCVNVGCIPKKLMHQAALLGQALQDSRNYGWKVEETVKHDWDRMIEAVQNHIGSLNWGYRVALREKKVVYENAYGQFIGPHRIKATNNKGKEKIYSAERFLIATGERPRYLGIPGDKEYCISSDDLFSLPYCPGKTLVVGASYVALECAGFLAGIGLDVTVMVRSILLRGFDQDMASKIGEHMEEHGIKFIRQFVPIKIEQIEAGTPGRLRVVAQSTNSEEIIEGEYNTVLLAIGRDACTRKIGLETVGVKINEKTGKIPVTDEEQTNVPYIYAIGDILEDKVELTPVAIQAGRLLAQRLYAGSTVKCDYENVPTTVFTPLEYGACGLSEEKAVEKFGEENIEVYHSYFWPLEWTIPSRDNNKCYAKIICNTKDNERVVGFHVLGPNAGEVTQGFAAALKCGLTKKQLDSTIGIHPVCAEVFTTLSVTKRSGASILQAGC; encoded by the exons gagGCAGCCCAATATGGCAAGAAGGTGATGGTCCTGGACTTTGTCACTCCCACCCCTCTTGGAACTAGATGGG GTCTCGGAGGAACATGTGTGAATGTGGGTTGCATACCTAAAAAACTGATGCATCAAGCAGCTTTGTTAGGACAAGCCCTACAAGACTCTCGAAACTATGGATGGAAAGTCGAGGAGACAG TTAAGCATGATTGGGACAGAATGATAGAAGCTGTACAGAATCACATTGGCTCTTTGAATTGGGGCTACCGAGTAGCTCTGCGGGAGAAAAAAGTTGTCTATGAGAATGCTTACGGGCAGTTTATTGGTCCTCACAGGATTAAG GCAACAAATaataaaggtaaagaaaaaatttattcagCAGAGAGATTTCTCATTGCCACTGGTGAAAGACCACGTTACTTGGGCATCCCTGGTGACAAAGAATACTGCATTAGcag tgatgaTCTTTTCTCCTTGCCTTACTGCCCGGGTAAGACCCTGGTCGTTGGAGCATCCTATGTCGCTTTAGAGTGTGCTGGATTTCTTGCTGGTATTGGTTTAGATGTCACTGTTATGGTTAGGTCCATTCTTCTTAGAGGATTTGACCAGGACATGGCCAGCAAAATTGGTGAACACATGGAAGAACATGGCATCAAGTTTATAAGACAGTTTGTACCAATTAAA ATTGAACAAATTGAAGCGGGGACACCAGGCCGACTCAGAGTAGTAGCTCAGTCCACCAACAGTGAGGAAATCATTGAAGGAGAGTATAATACG gTGTTGCTGGCAATAGGAAGAGATGCTTGCACAAGAAAAATTGGCTTAGAAACTGTAGGGGTGAAGATAaatgaaaa GACTGGAAAAATACCTGTCACAGATGAAGAACAGACCAATGTGCCTTACATCTATGCCATTGGCGATATATTGGAGGATAAGGTGGAGCTCACCCCGGTTGCAATccaggcaggaagattgctggCTCAGAGGCTCTATGCAGGTTCCACTGTCAAG TGTGACTATGAAAATGTTCCAACCACTGTATTTACTCCTTTGGAATATGGTGCTTGTGGCCTTTCTGAGGAGAAAGCTGTGGAGAAGTTTGGGGAAGAAAATATTGAG GTTTACCATAGTTACTTTTGGCCATTGGAATGGACGATTCCATCAAGAGATAACAACAAATGTTATGCAAAAATAATCTGTAATACTAAAGACAAT gAACGTGTTGTGGGCTTTCACGTACTGGGTCCAAATGCTGGAGAAGTTACACAAGGCTTCGCAGCTGCACTCAAATGTGGACTGACCAAAAAGCAGCTGGACAGCACAATTGGAATCCACCCTGTCTGTGCAGAG GTATTCACAACATTGTCTGTGACCAAGCGCTCTGGGGCAAGCATCCTCCAGGCTGGCTGCTGA